Proteins found in one Tsukamurella paurometabola DSM 20162 genomic segment:
- the mrf gene encoding ribosome hibernation factor-recruiting GTPase MRF, whose protein sequence is MGIISNRTPVLLVTGFGGQERALELAEPGTVVVHHDLSGLRQGMVVRSESTVRPDGVAEERVALLELAHGCVSCTLREDLLPLLRALHRRAGVRRIVIRLDPTLEAEALIDAIEHVVVEMVGEVPGPAARDVEVAGVIGFLDGATWLDDALGEEDLVERFAVVDGDERTVAQLAVGHAAHADLLVVDGDSPDPARLRAVLRRLAPGAPIVRERAPLDRLVARIGARRPAAGPFDPLLLGCPPLEPDGDVRIVEFTARRPLHPGRFHEAIDVLLDGVVQARGRVWLATRPDEALWLESAGSGLRVGPAGRWLAAGGEGTPERWAMASAAWDDEHGDRASDIVVLLAGAEPDRVLEMLRWAELTESELAAGSTVWAAWPDPFGDLHADPCEDLAPGTRPEADQEEMQ, encoded by the coding sequence ATGGGAATCATTTCCAATAGAACCCCGGTCCTGCTCGTGACCGGCTTCGGTGGGCAGGAGCGCGCGCTCGAACTCGCCGAACCCGGCACCGTCGTCGTGCATCACGACCTGTCCGGCCTGCGCCAGGGCATGGTGGTGCGCAGTGAGAGCACCGTCCGTCCCGACGGTGTCGCGGAGGAGCGGGTCGCCCTGCTCGAACTCGCGCACGGCTGCGTCTCCTGCACGCTGCGCGAGGATCTGCTGCCGCTGCTGCGCGCGCTGCACCGGCGTGCCGGGGTGCGCCGCATCGTGATCCGTCTCGACCCCACGCTCGAAGCAGAGGCGCTCATCGACGCCATCGAGCACGTGGTGGTCGAGATGGTCGGTGAGGTTCCCGGGCCCGCCGCTCGCGATGTCGAGGTGGCCGGCGTGATCGGTTTCCTCGACGGCGCCACCTGGCTCGATGACGCCCTCGGTGAGGAGGACCTCGTCGAGCGGTTCGCGGTGGTCGACGGGGACGAGCGCACCGTCGCGCAGCTCGCCGTCGGGCACGCCGCCCACGCCGACCTGCTGGTGGTCGACGGGGACAGCCCCGATCCGGCGCGGCTGCGCGCGGTGCTCCGCAGGCTGGCGCCCGGTGCCCCCATCGTCCGCGAGCGAGCCCCGCTGGATCGGCTCGTCGCGCGGATCGGCGCCCGCCGTCCTGCGGCCGGACCTTTCGACCCGCTGCTCCTCGGCTGCCCGCCGCTCGAGCCCGACGGTGATGTGCGCATCGTCGAGTTCACCGCGCGCCGCCCCCTGCATCCCGGCCGGTTCCATGAGGCCATCGACGTTCTGCTCGACGGTGTGGTCCAGGCCCGCGGCCGGGTCTGGCTCGCCACCCGTCCCGACGAGGCGCTGTGGCTCGAGTCCGCCGGTTCCGGGCTCCGCGTCGGGCCCGCCGGTCGCTGGCTCGCCGCCGGTGGCGAGGGCACTCCCGAGCGCTGGGCGATGGCCTCGGCCGCATGGGACGACGAGCACGGTGATCGCGCGAGCGACATCGTGGTGTTGCTCGCCGGCGCCGAACCCGACCGCGTGCTGGAGATGCTGCGGTGGGCAGAGCTCACCGAGTCCGAGCTCGCCGCCGGATCGACGGTGTGGGCGGCCTGGCCCGACCCGTTCGGTGACCTCCATGCGGACCCGTGTGAAGACCTGGCCCCGGGCACCCGCCCGGAGGCCGATCAGGAGGAGATGCAATGA
- the rpmB gene encoding 50S ribosomal protein L28 gives MSAHCQVTGRAPGFGKRVSHSHVRTSRRWDPNIQRRRYYVPSLGRTVVLRVSAKGIKTIDRRGIDAVVADIQRRGEKI, from the coding sequence ATGTCCGCACACTGCCAGGTCACGGGTCGCGCGCCCGGCTTCGGCAAGCGGGTCTCGCACAGCCATGTGCGCACGAGCCGCCGCTGGGACCCGAACATCCAGCGCCGTCGCTACTACGTGCCCAGCTTGGGCCGCACCGTCGTGCTCCGCGTCAGCGCCAAGGGCATCAAGACCATCGACCGCCGCGGGATCGACGCGGTGGTCGCCGACATCCAACGCCGAGGGGAGAAGATCTGA
- the rpmG gene encoding 50S ribosomal protein L33, with the protein MARNEIRPIIKLKSTAGTGYTYVTRKNRRNDPDRMVLRKYDPVVRQHVDFREER; encoded by the coding sequence ATGGCCCGCAACGAGATCCGGCCGATCATCAAACTCAAGTCCACCGCGGGAACGGGGTACACCTACGTGACCCGCAAGAACCGCCGCAACGATCCCGACCGCATGGTGCTGCGCAAATACGACCCCGTGGTCCGGCAGCACGTCGACTTCCGCGAGGAGCGCTGA
- the rpsN gene encoding 30S ribosomal protein S14: MATTAKIAKNERRKELVARYAQRRAELKRVIAHPSTDPDARAAAVSALAKLPRDSSATRVRNRDAADGRPRGHLRKFGLSRVRVRQMAHDGQLPGVRKSSW; this comes from the coding sequence ATGGCAACCACCGCGAAGATCGCCAAGAACGAGCGGCGCAAGGAATTGGTCGCGCGGTACGCGCAGCGGCGGGCCGAGCTCAAGCGCGTCATCGCACACCCGTCCACCGATCCCGACGCCCGAGCCGCGGCCGTCTCCGCGCTGGCGAAGCTCCCGCGCGACAGTTCGGCCACGCGTGTGCGCAACCGCGATGCCGCCGACGGCCGCCCGCGCGGGCATCTGCGCAAGTTCGGCCTGTCCCGGGTGCGGGTGCGGCAGATGGCGCACGACGGTCAGCTTCCCGGCGTCCGGAAGTCGAGTTGGTGA
- the rpsR gene encoding 30S ribosomal protein S18 — protein MTKPRRTSVRTPAARKGLIKVPEGALDYKNVTYLRTFLNERGKLRSRAVTRLSPQDQRALALAVKNAREMALLPYATRR, from the coding sequence ATGACGAAACCTCGCCGCACGTCCGTCCGTACGCCGGCCGCCCGGAAGGGCCTCATCAAGGTTCCCGAGGGCGCCCTCGACTACAAGAACGTCACCTACCTGCGCACCTTTCTCAACGAGCGCGGCAAGCTGCGCTCGCGCGCGGTGACCCGGCTCTCCCCGCAGGACCAGCGTGCGCTCGCGCTCGCTGTGAAGAACGCCCGCGAGATGGCCCTCCTCCCCTACGCCACGCGCCGCTGA
- a CDS encoding AEC family transporter: MTSVLAGFAVIAIIVAAGWILGRLGVLGEQPERQLSLLVFYLLTPALLLHALATTDVAVLFSSRLAVSAASALAIAAVYYVFVRVFWRRTMGDATIGALASSYVNSSNLGIPIAVFVLKDTSYVAPLLLFQILIFSTIALTMLDLSERRGARQPVWRTVATPLLNPIVAGALIGLVISLTRWHPPQWLMSPVKLMGDASVPMALIVFGLSLGGVTVMQKGQAPRRDIVLASALKMIAMPVLACAMARYAFGQTGHALFAQTVTATLPTAQNVLVYGLRYNRGVILARDTGLITTALSIPAIMLIAVLLT, from the coding sequence GTGACCTCCGTACTCGCCGGCTTCGCCGTGATCGCGATCATCGTCGCGGCGGGGTGGATACTCGGCCGGCTCGGAGTACTCGGAGAGCAGCCCGAGCGCCAACTCTCCCTGCTCGTGTTCTACCTGCTCACTCCCGCTCTGTTGCTGCACGCGCTGGCCACCACCGACGTCGCGGTGCTGTTCAGTTCGCGGCTCGCGGTGAGTGCGGCATCGGCGCTGGCGATCGCGGCCGTCTACTACGTGTTCGTCCGGGTCTTCTGGCGCCGCACCATGGGAGACGCCACGATCGGCGCGCTGGCGTCGAGCTACGTGAACTCGTCGAATCTCGGCATCCCCATCGCGGTCTTCGTGCTCAAGGACACCTCGTACGTCGCACCGCTGCTGCTCTTCCAGATCCTCATCTTCTCGACGATCGCGCTCACCATGCTCGATCTGTCGGAGCGGCGAGGCGCTCGTCAACCGGTGTGGCGCACGGTGGCCACCCCGCTGCTGAACCCGATCGTCGCCGGCGCTCTGATCGGGCTGGTCATCTCGCTCACCCGCTGGCATCCACCACAGTGGCTGATGAGCCCGGTCAAGCTGATGGGCGATGCTTCCGTGCCGATGGCGCTCATCGTGTTCGGCCTCTCCCTCGGCGGTGTCACCGTGATGCAGAAGGGTCAGGCTCCACGCCGGGACATCGTGCTGGCCTCCGCGCTCAAGATGATCGCAATGCCGGTGCTGGCCTGTGCGATGGCGCGGTACGCCTTCGGGCAGACCGGCCACGCCCTGTTCGCGCAAACCGTGACGGCGACCCTCCCTACCGCGCAGAACGTGCTGGTCTACGGGTTGCGCTATAACCGGGGCGTGATCCTGGCCCGCGACACCGGGCTTATCACGACGGCACTGTCCATCCCGGCGATCATGCTGATCGCGGTGCTTCTCACCTGA
- a CDS encoding DUF1707 SHOCT-like domain-containing protein has protein sequence MSDELEPRRDALRASDHDRNRVVTMLSDALGQGQITFPEYEERSRHAVEARTFADLDRLVVDLPAVSVNPPAPALPAYQPPAIPPEGLPRLGDHKLAIMSGTNVRGPIAVGAEHSASAFWGGVKLDLREATFLARDVTINAYAVMGGVEIIVPRGAIVQVDGLAIMGAFENKVQHVGDGSGPRIRVTGFAFWGGVEVKTK, from the coding sequence ATGTCCGACGAACTCGAGCCGCGGCGCGACGCCCTCCGGGCTTCCGACCACGACCGCAATCGCGTAGTCACGATGCTCTCCGACGCTCTTGGCCAGGGGCAGATCACCTTTCCCGAGTACGAGGAACGCTCTCGACACGCGGTCGAGGCTCGCACCTTCGCGGACCTCGACCGCCTCGTCGTGGATCTGCCCGCGGTGTCGGTGAATCCGCCCGCACCCGCACTTCCCGCGTACCAGCCCCCGGCGATCCCGCCGGAGGGACTGCCGCGCCTCGGTGATCACAAGCTGGCGATCATGTCGGGCACGAACGTGCGGGGCCCGATCGCCGTGGGCGCCGAACATTCGGCATCCGCGTTCTGGGGCGGTGTCAAACTCGACCTCCGCGAAGCCACCTTCCTCGCCCGCGATGTCACGATCAACGCCTACGCGGTGATGGGCGGGGTGGAGATCATCGTGCCGCGCGGTGCGATCGTGCAGGTGGACGGCCTCGCCATCATGGGCGCCTTCGAGAACAAGGTGCAGCACGTGGGCGACGGGTCCGGCCCCCGCATCAGGGTCACCGGGTTCGCCTTCTGGGGTGGCGTCGAGGTGAAGACGAAGTAG
- a CDS encoding vWA domain-containing protein, with amino-acid sequence MARGSRRRHLAQYRRYTGGPDPLAPPVDVRDALDEIGRDVMNGVSPRRALQEYLRRGSANRRGLDKLAEAANRRRQELLHRNNLGKTFEDIRALLDEAVLAERKELARALDDDARFQEMQINDLPPSAAQAVRELADYPWRSPEAAQKYEQIRDLLGRELLDQQFAGIKQALEGATDEDRAAIQKMLDDLNTLLDKHNAGTATQNDFEELMAEHGQYFPENPRNIDELIDALARRSAAAQRLYNSLSPEQRAELEELSQAAFGSPQLSQALGDLTSKLQQARPGEDWNGSQEFDGEQGMGLGDATQAMQDIADLESLAEQLSQQHNGAALDDIDLDALQRQLGDEAVADARTLAELEKALKDQGYFSRDPDGALRLSPKAIRQLGQSILRDVAHRLTSRGGERNTARSGATGEATGASREWRFGDTEPWDATRTVLNGVLRQAGEGVSGPVALDARDIEVTETEARTHAAVALLVDTSFSMVMEGRWLPMKRTALALHQLISTRFRGDKLALISFGRHARTLTVDELTGLDGVYEQGTNLHHALMLAQQHFRANPNAQPVLLVVTDGEPTAHLERDGEAYFDYPPHPRTLAMTVRGLDAAAAAGAQITVFQLGDDPGLTRFLDAVVRRVGGRLVSPDLDGLGAAVVSDYLGSRRKRG; translated from the coding sequence ATGGCTAGAGGCTCGCGTCGGCGCCATCTGGCGCAGTACCGCCGCTATACCGGCGGGCCGGATCCCCTGGCGCCGCCGGTCGATGTGCGCGATGCTCTCGATGAGATCGGCCGCGACGTGATGAACGGCGTCTCGCCGCGCCGCGCCCTGCAGGAGTACCTGCGGCGAGGCAGCGCGAACCGCCGCGGCCTCGACAAACTCGCCGAGGCCGCCAACCGCCGGCGCCAGGAACTGTTGCACCGCAACAATCTGGGCAAGACCTTCGAGGACATCCGCGCACTGCTCGACGAGGCGGTGCTCGCCGAGCGCAAGGAGCTGGCGCGCGCCCTCGACGACGACGCCCGGTTCCAGGAGATGCAGATCAACGATCTGCCCCCGTCCGCGGCGCAGGCCGTGCGCGAACTCGCCGACTACCCGTGGCGCTCGCCCGAAGCGGCGCAGAAGTACGAGCAGATCCGGGACCTGCTCGGCCGGGAGCTGCTCGACCAGCAGTTCGCCGGAATCAAGCAGGCACTCGAGGGCGCGACCGACGAGGACCGCGCGGCGATCCAGAAGATGCTCGACGACCTGAACACTCTGCTGGACAAGCACAACGCGGGCACGGCGACGCAGAACGACTTCGAGGAGTTGATGGCCGAGCACGGTCAGTACTTCCCGGAGAACCCGCGGAACATCGACGAGCTCATCGATGCCCTCGCGCGGCGAAGCGCCGCGGCACAGCGGCTCTACAACAGTCTCAGCCCGGAGCAGCGCGCCGAACTGGAGGAGCTGTCGCAGGCCGCCTTCGGTTCGCCGCAGCTCTCCCAGGCGCTCGGCGATCTCACCAGCAAGTTGCAGCAGGCCCGGCCCGGGGAGGACTGGAACGGTAGCCAGGAGTTCGACGGTGAGCAGGGCATGGGTCTCGGCGACGCCACGCAGGCCATGCAGGACATCGCCGATCTGGAATCCCTTGCCGAACAACTGAGTCAGCAGCACAACGGAGCCGCACTCGACGACATCGACCTCGACGCCTTGCAACGCCAGCTCGGCGACGAGGCCGTCGCCGACGCCCGCACCCTCGCCGAACTGGAGAAGGCGCTCAAGGACCAGGGCTACTTCTCCCGTGACCCCGACGGCGCGCTGCGCCTGTCGCCCAAGGCGATCCGGCAACTCGGCCAGTCCATCCTGCGGGACGTCGCGCACCGGCTGACCTCGCGCGGCGGCGAGCGCAACACCGCCCGCAGCGGCGCCACCGGCGAGGCCACCGGCGCCAGCCGGGAGTGGCGCTTCGGCGATACCGAACCCTGGGACGCCACCCGTACCGTGCTCAACGGCGTACTGCGCCAGGCGGGAGAAGGGGTCTCCGGCCCGGTGGCACTGGACGCCCGGGACATCGAGGTCACCGAGACCGAGGCGCGCACACACGCCGCCGTCGCACTACTGGTGGACACCAGCTTCTCCATGGTGATGGAGGGCCGGTGGCTGCCGATGAAGCGCACCGCGCTCGCCCTGCACCAGCTCATCTCCACCCGCTTCCGCGGCGACAAGCTGGCCCTGATCAGCTTCGGGCGGCATGCCCGCACGCTCACCGTCGATGAGCTCACCGGCCTCGACGGCGTGTACGAACAGGGCACCAACCTGCACCACGCACTCATGCTGGCGCAGCAGCACTTCCGGGCGAACCCGAACGCCCAGCCGGTGTTGCTGGTGGTGACCGATGGTGAGCCCACGGCGCACCTGGAGCGGGACGGCGAGGCCTACTTCGACTACCCGCCGCACCCGCGGACTCTGGCGATGACGGTGCGCGGTCTCGATGCCGCCGCGGCGGCGGGAGCGCAGATCACCGTCTTCCAGCTGGGCGATGATCCGGGCCTGACCCGGTTCCTCGACGCCGTGGTGCGGCGCGTGGGCGGACGGCTCGTCTCCCCCGATCTGGACGGGCTCGGTGCGGCCGTGGTCAGCGACTACCTGGGTAGCCGCCGCAAGCGCGGCTGA
- a CDS encoding sigma 54-interacting transcriptional regulator — MDGVTSARADLPAEFPAELPATLGELKASGHVYRGIKDELRHNLLTALRADTDPWDGIQGFDDTVIPQLERALLAGHDVVLLGERGQGKTRLIRTIVGLLDEWTPVIDGAELGEHPYHPITPASIRRAAELGDDLPVAWRHRDERYSEKLATPDTSVGDLVGDVDPVKVAQGRSLGDPETIHFGLIPRAHRGIVAVNELPDLAERIQVAMLNVMEERDIQVRGYTLRLPLDVLLLASANPEDYTNRGRIITPLKDRFGAEIRTHYPLDLEDEVAVIEQEADVVASVPQYLTEVLARFTRALRESPAVDQRSGVSARFAIAAQETVAAGALHRAAVGGEELPVARVVDLQTVPDVLRGKVEFEAGEEGRELSVLVHLLRRAVAETIGEYLLGVDLTPLVEAIEAGGPVVTGDDVTAAELLDNLPEVPVLAEVYRRLEAESPGERAAAAEFALEGLYLLRRIGKESDDDGQTVYG; from the coding sequence GTGGACGGCGTGACTTCCGCACGCGCTGATCTGCCCGCAGAGTTCCCCGCTGAATTGCCCGCCACGCTCGGCGAACTGAAGGCCTCCGGCCACGTCTACCGCGGCATCAAGGACGAGCTCCGGCACAACCTGCTCACCGCGCTGCGCGCCGACACCGACCCCTGGGACGGCATCCAAGGGTTCGACGACACCGTCATCCCGCAGCTCGAACGTGCCCTCCTGGCCGGCCACGACGTGGTCCTGCTCGGCGAGCGCGGACAGGGCAAGACGCGGTTGATCCGCACCATCGTCGGCCTGCTCGACGAGTGGACCCCCGTGATCGACGGTGCCGAGCTCGGCGAGCACCCGTACCACCCGATCACTCCCGCCTCGATCCGCCGCGCGGCCGAACTCGGTGACGATCTACCCGTCGCGTGGCGTCACCGCGACGAGCGCTATTCGGAGAAGCTGGCCACGCCGGACACCTCCGTCGGCGACCTGGTGGGCGACGTCGACCCCGTCAAAGTGGCGCAGGGGCGCAGCCTCGGCGATCCCGAGACCATCCACTTCGGCCTCATCCCGCGGGCGCACCGCGGCATCGTCGCCGTCAACGAGCTGCCCGACCTCGCCGAGCGCATCCAGGTGGCGATGCTCAACGTGATGGAGGAGCGCGATATCCAGGTGCGCGGTTACACGCTGCGCCTGCCGCTGGACGTGCTGCTGCTGGCGAGTGCCAACCCCGAGGACTACACCAACCGCGGCCGCATCATCACGCCGCTCAAGGACCGCTTCGGCGCCGAGATCCGCACGCACTACCCGCTGGACCTCGAAGACGAGGTGGCCGTCATCGAGCAGGAGGCCGACGTGGTGGCGTCCGTGCCGCAGTACCTCACCGAGGTGCTGGCCCGGTTCACCCGCGCTCTGCGGGAATCCCCCGCGGTCGACCAGCGCTCCGGCGTCTCCGCCCGGTTCGCCATCGCCGCTCAGGAGACCGTCGCGGCGGGCGCACTGCACCGTGCCGCCGTCGGGGGAGAGGAGCTGCCGGTCGCCCGCGTCGTCGACCTGCAGACCGTGCCCGATGTGCTGCGTGGCAAGGTCGAGTTCGAGGCCGGTGAGGAGGGACGCGAGCTGTCGGTACTGGTGCATCTGCTGCGCCGCGCCGTCGCCGAGACCATCGGCGAGTACCTTCTCGGCGTCGACCTGACGCCGCTGGTCGAGGCCATCGAAGCCGGCGGGCCCGTGGTCACCGGCGACGATGTGACCGCCGCCGAACTCCTCGACAACCTGCCCGAGGTGCCGGTGCTCGCCGAGGTCTACCGGCGCCTGGAGGCCGAATCGCCCGGCGAACGCGCGGCGGCAGCGGAGTTCGCGTTGGAGGGGCTGTACCTGTTGCGCCGGATCGGCAAGGAATCCGACGATGACGGACAGACCGTCTATGGCTAG
- a CDS encoding SCO6745 family protein: MSDTAIALARRAYETVEPFHVVAYFNPGIRDAQRDLGLDGHAFYVGARAAPIGESRPAVVTAAFYNFAPALIDDAWPQAIDAGLAEIDERRYVMLAEQYREILAGIDAGELAALAAGFGDLVRELPIAGRTLAAAWASSEIPDDPALALWRHITVLREWRGDNHLAELVRHGLTGLEAGVLHEADLPDPTVRRRVMGRRFFRITRGWSEDQWNGAVARLTERGLVEGEPEEHRLTADGMATYLDIEAGTDAISAAAFADGSADLIERVRPVTKAVLDAGIIPGTKKS; this comes from the coding sequence ATGTCGGACACCGCAATCGCCCTCGCTCGCCGCGCATACGAGACCGTGGAGCCGTTCCACGTGGTCGCCTACTTCAACCCCGGGATCCGGGACGCTCAGCGCGATCTCGGTCTCGACGGCCACGCCTTCTACGTGGGCGCGCGGGCGGCGCCGATCGGAGAGTCGCGACCGGCCGTGGTCACCGCCGCGTTCTACAACTTCGCCCCCGCCTTGATCGACGACGCCTGGCCCCAGGCGATCGACGCCGGGCTCGCGGAGATCGACGAGCGCCGGTACGTGATGCTCGCCGAGCAGTACCGCGAGATCCTGGCCGGAATCGATGCCGGCGAGCTCGCCGCACTGGCAGCCGGCTTCGGCGACCTGGTGCGCGAACTCCCCATCGCCGGCCGCACCCTGGCCGCCGCCTGGGCCTCCTCGGAGATCCCCGACGATCCGGCCCTCGCGCTGTGGCGGCACATCACCGTCTTGCGAGAGTGGCGCGGCGACAACCACCTCGCCGAACTCGTCCGGCACGGCCTCACCGGCCTCGAGGCGGGCGTCCTGCACGAGGCCGACCTTCCCGACCCGACGGTGCGCCGCCGGGTGATGGGCCGGCGTTTCTTCCGCATCACCCGCGGCTGGAGCGAGGACCAGTGGAACGGCGCCGTCGCCCGGCTCACCGAGCGCGGCCTGGTCGAGGGCGAGCCCGAAGAGCATCGGCTCACCGCCGACGGTATGGCCACCTACCTCGATATCGAGGCCGGTACCGATGCCATCAGCGCCGCTGCCTTCGCGGATGGCTCGGCCGATCTGATCGAGCGGGTCCGCCCCGTCACCAAGGCCGTCCTGGACGCCGGAATCATCCCCGGCACCAAGAAGTCCTAG
- a CDS encoding SRPBCC domain-containing protein, translating into MSELNELSFTVSGCVARPTAQVYEAVADPAQLSKYFTTGGARGRLEAGAEVTWDFADFPGAFPVQVVESTPNSKIVIRWDAVEASAADGHTTTTFEFEPIDDDSRTLVTITESSWVPTEAGAKSAFGNCMGWTGMLAAMKVWVEHGINLREGFYK; encoded by the coding sequence ATGTCCGAACTCAACGAACTCTCCTTCACCGTCTCCGGCTGCGTGGCGCGCCCCACCGCACAGGTCTACGAGGCCGTCGCCGATCCCGCGCAACTGTCCAAGTACTTCACCACCGGCGGTGCCCGCGGCCGCCTGGAGGCGGGTGCCGAGGTCACCTGGGACTTCGCCGATTTCCCGGGTGCCTTCCCGGTGCAGGTGGTCGAGTCCACGCCGAACTCCAAGATCGTGATCCGCTGGGATGCCGTCGAGGCGTCCGCCGCCGACGGCCACACGACCACCACGTTCGAGTTCGAGCCCATCGACGACGACTCCCGGACCCTGGTCACCATCACCGAATCGTCGTGGGTGCCCACCGAGGCCGGTGCCAAGAGTGCGTTCGGCAACTGCATGGGCTGGACCGGCATGCTCGCCGCCATGAAGGTGTGGGTCGAGCACGGCATCAACCTGCGTGAGGGCTTCTACAAGTAA
- a CDS encoding ArsR/SmtB family transcription factor — MSTEGRKGEPTPDSPSGAVGAAHDRDDLVFKALANSTRRRMLDVLKQSPRTTGDLCAQFPDLDRTTVLQHLRVLERAELVIGRKVGRERHLTLAPVPIKRIHDRWIGEYARAAVSLLDDLGRLGTTDDT; from the coding sequence ATGTCTACGGAAGGCCGCAAGGGCGAACCGACTCCGGACTCCCCGTCCGGTGCGGTCGGCGCCGCGCACGATCGGGACGACCTCGTGTTCAAGGCACTCGCGAACAGCACCCGGCGGCGCATGCTCGACGTGCTCAAGCAGTCACCGCGGACCACCGGCGACCTGTGTGCGCAGTTCCCCGATCTGGACCGCACCACGGTGCTCCAGCACCTCCGTGTGCTCGAACGCGCCGAACTGGTGATCGGCCGCAAGGTGGGGCGCGAGCGGCACCTGACGCTGGCTCCCGTCCCCATCAAGCGCATTCACGACCGTTGGATCGGCGAATACGCCCGCGCCGCCGTCTCCCTCCTCGACGACCTGGGCCGTCTGGGTACCACTGATGACACCTGA
- a CDS encoding type IV toxin-antitoxin system AbiEi family antitoxin domain-containing protein, with product MHRLSTEQDGILSTADLRACGLDARAVRRRLDAGTLIRLHRGVYTPTGHRLTEHSRLRAGMLVAAGIADRSSAAFWHGLRRDLPPFLEATVPRNHRVPASNPFTMHPRRRRLDGADIVSIRGLLTTSVALTVLELADVHTLDDALRTRRTTLAELATTAGRYRHCHGLAAGRTLLASANGDTHSEAERRFRALLRAAGISGWHQQHRFERWWIDVAFPGRRIAIEIDGWAYHRSHERFANDAEKHTRLALAGWTLLRFTWQQITEQPAEVVRTLARALN from the coding sequence ATGCACCGCTTGAGCACCGAGCAGGACGGGATCCTCTCCACCGCTGATCTGCGCGCGTGCGGCCTCGATGCCCGTGCGGTTCGCCGCAGGCTCGACGCCGGGACGCTCATCCGCCTGCACCGCGGCGTCTACACGCCCACCGGCCATCGATTGACCGAGCATTCCCGTCTCCGCGCCGGGATGCTCGTCGCCGCGGGTATCGCTGACCGGTCGAGCGCAGCCTTCTGGCACGGCCTACGCCGCGACCTTCCGCCGTTCCTCGAAGCGACCGTGCCGCGCAATCACCGCGTCCCCGCATCGAATCCGTTCACGATGCACCCTCGTCGGCGCCGATTGGACGGCGCGGACATCGTCTCCATCCGTGGGCTCTTGACCACTTCTGTCGCGCTCACCGTCCTCGAACTCGCTGACGTACACACGCTCGACGATGCCCTCCGCACCCGCCGCACGACCCTCGCCGAACTCGCCACCACGGCGGGTCGCTACCGGCACTGCCACGGACTCGCGGCGGGCCGCACACTGCTCGCGAGCGCGAACGGCGACACTCACTCCGAAGCCGAACGCAGATTTCGAGCGCTTCTCCGGGCCGCCGGGATCTCCGGGTGGCATCAACAACACCGCTTCGAACGATGGTGGATCGATGTCGCGTTCCCCGGGCGGCGCATCGCAATCGAGATCGACGGCTGGGCCTACCACCGCTCCCACGAGCGATTCGCGAACGACGCCGAGAAGCACACCCGGCTGGCGTTGGCGGGCTGGACCCTGCTGCGGTTCACCTGGCAGCAAATCACCGAACAACCGGCCGAGGTGGTCCGCACTCTGGCCCGGGCGCTGAACTGA